Proteins encoded in a region of the Methanobrevibacter millerae genome:
- a CDS encoding Ig-like domain-containing protein, producing MNNDKIIIALVVVLIVVLAAGVIFLNPGHAKVDSRAVVTSNSTLQDGDNFTIRLTDLNNTPIANQRVNITIIDANGGKNPQAVTTDANGEGKLQLNGLTPGEYTMNVTYGGNDNYTACNTTQKLTMEKKVVHETVNQQSTKSSSSSNEIFFDPEVNVYYDSNGIVVDPDGKHSQSVGSRYSDLREYRDRWERGEPVMV from the coding sequence ATGAATAATGATAAGATAATAATTGCATTGGTTGTTGTGCTGATTGTTGTTCTTGCAGCAGGAGTCATATTTTTAAATCCAGGTCATGCAAAAGTAGACTCAAGAGCTGTTGTTACAAGCAATTCCACTTTGCAGGATGGGGATAACTTTACAATCAGACTGACTGACTTGAACAATACGCCAATAGCTAATCAGCGTGTTAATATAACTATAATTGATGCTAATGGTGGGAAAAATCCTCAGGCTGTAACCACTGATGCGAACGGTGAAGGGAAATTGCAGTTGAACGGCTTGACTCCTGGTGAATATACTATGAATGTTACCTATGGTGGAAATGATAACTATACTGCATGCAATACCACACAGAAATTGACAATGGAGAAAAAAGTGGTTCATGAGACTGTAAATCAGCAATCAACAAAATCTTCAAGTTCATCAAATGAAATTTTCTTCGATCCTGAAGTAAATGTCTATTATGATAGCAATGGTATAGTTGTTGATCCTGACGGTAAGCATTCACAGTCTGTTGGAAGTCGTTATAGTGATCTTCGTGAATATAGGGATAGATGGGAACGTGGTGAGCCTGTAATGGTATAA
- a CDS encoding zinc ribbon domain-containing protein, translating to MFCDKCGEKIEDESAKFCRNCGASLSNYVKEEKPKPLPVMKRDKTKILNFIKSRNFLIIILICIIVILSALFVNEMFMKDLDPRQGFELISNENNVSLYHNSKDNVYMEVKEADNPNTSYSIDDVAGKKANVTCWFKKYTITCYKPIEKSSSTPSIQERYPYANPEAVVTLATMEAAYYVNKVEPYQLYLNGMLRDNNLKAIDNGVVDLYS from the coding sequence ATGTTTTGTGATAAATGTGGTGAAAAAATTGAGGATGAAAGTGCTAAATTCTGTCGAAATTGTGGTGCTTCACTATCAAATTATGTCAAAGAAGAAAAACCAAAACCTCTTCCGGTTATGAAAAGGGATAAGACCAAAATTTTGAATTTCATTAAAAGTAGAAATTTTTTAATAATAATTTTAATATGTATTATTGTTATTTTAAGTGCTCTTTTCGTAAATGAAATGTTTATGAAAGATTTGGATCCTCGACAGGGATTTGAATTAATCAGTAATGAAAATAATGTGTCATTATATCATAACTCAAAAGACAATGTATATATGGAAGTTAAGGAAGCTGACAATCCGAACACATCATATTCAATAGATGATGTTGCTGGTAAAAAGGCGAATGTAACATGTTGGTTTAAGAAATATACGATAACTTGCTATAAGCCTATAGAAAAGTCAAGTTCTACTCCTTCAATACAAGAAAGATATCCTTATGCAAATCCTGAGGCAGTGGTGACATTGGCAACGATGGAAGCTGCATATTATGTGAATAAAGTCGAACCTTATCAATTATATTTGAACGGTATGCTGAGGGATAATAATCTGAAAGCTATTGATAATGGTGTTGTTGACTTATATTCTTAA
- a CDS encoding Ig-like domain-containing protein, whose protein sequence is MDYNKIIIALVVVLVVLVAAGVIFLNSGHAKVDSRAVVTSNSTLQDGDNFTIRLTDLNNTPIANQRVNITIIDANGGKNPQAVTTDANGEGKLQLNGLTPGEYTMNVTYGGNDNYIACNTTQKMEMKEKVLPTQTSSSTSTKSSTVNDNYVRDANGNIMYAHNDVGGDVPMTKGGNYIYKDTDEPGSPSGYWVNKI, encoded by the coding sequence ATGGATTACAATAAAATAATAATTGCATTGGTTGTTGTTCTTGTCGTTCTTGTTGCAGCAGGAGTCATATTTTTAAATTCAGGCCATGCAAAGGTTGACTCAAGAGCTGTTGTTACAAGCAATTCCACTTTGCAGGATGGGGATAACTTTACAATCAGACTGACTGACTTGAACAATACGCCAATAGCTAATCAGCGTGTTAATATAACTATAATTGATGCTAATGGTGGGAAAAATCCTCAGGCTGTAACCACTGATGCGAACGGTGAAGGTAAATTGCAGCTGAACGGCTTGACTCCCGGTGAATATACTATGAATGTTACCTATGGAGGAAATGACAACTATATTGCATGCAACACTACTCAAAAGATGGAAATGAAGGAAAAAGTTTTACCTACTCAAACAAGTAGTAGTACATCTACAAAGTCTAGTACTGTAAATGATAATTATGTCCGTGATGCTAATGGTAATATCATGTATGCTCATAATGATGTGGGAGGAGATGTTCCAATGACTAAAGGAGGTAATTATATATATAAAGATACTGATGAGCCAGGAAGTCCTAGCGGGTACTGGGTAAACAAAATATAA